From the Pangasianodon hypophthalmus isolate fPanHyp1 chromosome 17, fPanHyp1.pri, whole genome shotgun sequence genome, one window contains:
- the avd gene encoding avidin, protein MTWIAACLCVLVLGMYQIIIGQTLNPDSERKLLGCNVTGEWHSELGSQLQLSAAGPEVRGVYRTAVESARGAAGPSREARVVGVISDGPQPTIAFSVLWAKGSCTTWVGQCFILPGGVQVLKTLWMLRSAAESSMDNWDNTRLGEDQFICARGVESL, encoded by the exons ATGACGTGGATAGCTGCGTGTTTGTGCGTTCTTGTGTTAGGAATGTACCAGATAATTATCGGACAAACTTTAAATCCAGACTCTGAAAGAAAA TTGTTGGGCTGTAACGTGACCGGAGAATGGCACAGTGAGCTCGGCTCGCAGCTGCAGCTCAGCGCCGCTGGACCGGAAGTGAGAGGCGTGTACCGGACGGCAGTGGAGAGCGCGCGCGGGGCGGCGGGTCCGAGCCGCGAGGCCAGAGTGGTCGGGGTGATCAGTGACGGTCCGCAGCCCACCATCGCATTTTCTGTGCTGTGGGCGAAAG GATCGTGCACTACCTGGGTGGGTCAGTGTTTCATTTTACCAGGAGGTGTTCAGGTCCTGAAAACGCTGTGGATGCTGCGCTCTGCTGCTGAGAGCTCCATGGACAACTGGGACAACACCAG gttGGGAGAGGACCAGTTCATTTGCGCACGAGGTGTGGAAAGTCTATAA
- the etf1b gene encoding eukaryotic peptide chain release factor subunit 1b translates to MADDPSAADRNVEIWKIKKLIKSLEAARGNGTSMISLIIPPKDQISRVAKMLADEFGTASNIKSRVNRLSVLGAITSVQQRLKLYNKVPPNGLVVYCGTIMTEEGKEKKVNIDFEPFKPINTSLYLCDNKFHTEALTALLSDDSKFGFIVIDGSGALFGTLQGNTREVLHKFTVDLPKKHGRGGQSALRFARLRMEKRHNYVRKVAETAVQLFVSNDKVNVAGMVLAGSADFKTELSQSDMFDPRLQAKVLKLVDISYGGENGFNQAIELSAEVLSNVKFIQEKKLIGRYFDEISQDTGKYCFGVEDTLKALEMGAVEILIVYENLDTMRYVLRCHGAEGSGPENDEKTLYLTPEQEKDKSHFTDKETGQEHELLESMPLLEWFANNYKKFGATLEIVTDKSQEGSQFVKGFGGIGGILRYRVDFQGMDYQGEDEELYDLDDY, encoded by the exons ATGGCGGACGACCCGAGCGCTGCGGACAGGAACGTGGAAATCTGGAAGATTAAGAAGTTGATCAAAAGCCTTGAAGCAGCCAGAGG GAATGGCACCAGTATGATTTCCCTCATCATCCCCCCGAAGGACCAGATCTCCCGTGTGGCTAAGATGCTGGCGGACGAGTTCGGCACGGCGTCCAACATTAAGAGCAGAGTGAACCGACTGTCAGTGCTGGGAGCCATCACTTcagtacagcagagactcaAACTCTACaacaagg TGCCCCCCAATGGCCTGGTGGTGTACTGCGGAACCATCATGACGGAGGAGGGCAAAGAGAAGAAAGTCAACATCGACTTTGAGCCGTTCAAGCCAATCAACACGTCCCTGTATTTATGCGACAACAAGTTTCACACagag GCTCTTACCGCATTGCTCTCGGACGACAGCAAGTTCGGATTTATCGTGATCGACGGCAGTGGCGCTCTCTTCGGAACTCTGCAAGGCAACACGAGAGAGGTTCTGCACAAATTCACAGTGGACCTGCCGAAAAAGCACG gacgAGGAGGTCAGTCCGCCCTGCGATTCGCTCGCCTGAGGATGGAGAAAAGACACAACTACGTGAGGAAGGTGGCGGAGACGGCCGTGCAGCTGTTCGTCTCCAACGACAAGGTCAACGTAGCCGGGATGGTCCTCGCCGGATCAGCCGACTTTAAAACCGAGCTCAGCCAGTCGGACATGTTCGACCCG AGGTTACAAGCCAAGGTGCTGAAACTGGTGGACATTTCTTATGGAGGAGAGAACGGATTCAATCAGGCGATCGAACTGTCGGCCGAGGTGCTCTCCAACGTCAAATTCATTCAGGAGAAGAAGCTGATAG gACGCTACTTTGACGAGATCAGTCAGGACACGGGGAAGTACTGTTTCGGAGTCGAGGACACGCTCAAAGCTCTGGAGATGGGAGCCGTGGAGATTCTAATCGTCTACGAGAACCTGGACACCATGCGCTACGTACTACGCTGCCACGGAGCAGAGGGCAGTGGGCCTGAAaatg ATGAGAAGACACTATATTTGACACCAGAGCAGGAGAAGGATAAGTCTCACTTCACAGACAAAGAG ACAGGGCAGGAGCACGAGCTCTTAGAGAGCATGCCGCTGCTCGAGTGGTTCGCCAACAACTACAAGAAATTCGGGGCTACGCTGGAGATCGTGACGGACAAAAGTCAGGAGGGCTCGCAGTTTGTGAAGGGCTTCGGCGGGATCGGGG GAATTTTGCGATACAGGGTGGATTTCCAGGGCATGGACTATCAGGGAGAAGACGAGGAGTTGTACGACTTGGATGACTACTAG